The Falco rusticolus isolate bFalRus1 chromosome 15, bFalRus1.pri, whole genome shotgun sequence genome has a segment encoding these proteins:
- the PIEZO1 gene encoding piezo-type mechanosensitive ion channel component 1 isoform X2, which translates to MERRALCAGLYWLLLPLALLAACLFRFNVLSLVYLLFLLLLPWFSGPTQHSARGHTSCLLKALLGTSILFLLAHFVFQICLYMLPVLDQLLGPSCSTWEVLARHIGVTRLDLSDIPNSVRLVAPDVGILLVSSLCLCLCRRLVPKAGAAARGRRPESLEPLEQGEEEDVERHGGTADTNTPLSTRLRVTAHWLLWVAGKGLAILLLALAGITLPSASSSVYYLLFVGLCTWWACHLPASRLAFNTLCILVAVYAAGHLVCLYAYQSPFVQGVFPPPTIWARVFGFKDIVLYLNCSRPNALVLNTGHPWPVYANPGILLLLYYTMATLVKLRRLDARRTVAPAQPPARELVELESWPKNSDGIAEDTKPMLSSSTGKPGSDTENCTVHVMGNLPQPGRRRPTERLPLHTLGHVIMNQSYVCALIAMMVWSITYHSWLTFVLLLWACLIWTVRSRHHFAMLCSPFLLLYGIALCSLQYVWCMDLAPELPTRVGFMSLEQLGLVRPKYPCLDLGAKLLLTLTFWLLLRQFVKEKLLTRRCPATPLLEVTISDTEPSRQQDVLKALGDLVRDFYAKYWICVCAGMFIVVSFAGRLVVYKIVYMFLFLLCLTLFQVYYSLWRKVLKGFWWLVVAYTMLVLIAVYTFQFEDFPMYWRNLTGLTNEQLGDLGLEQFSVSELFSSTLIPGFFLLACILQLHYFHRPFMHITDLEHIPAASPPPRAIPRPEELYGSRLLRGAPAAESAETGDSSTVSQAPTKWGLVLERLIVLGWTFSDKLTRGQVFVGRLLELHILKLVALYTVWVALQEVSLMNFLLVLLWAFAMPYCRFRHMASCLSTVWTCIIIVCKMLYQLKIVDPHEYSSNCTQPQQNGTNLSPEELGNSTLYRGPVDPANWFGIRKGYPNLGYIQNHLLVLLLLVFEAVVYRRQEYYRKQEQLVAPVTETIFEDISREHLDHGLGSCAKYFLNYFYYKFGLEICFLMTVNVIGQRMNFMVILHGCWLVVILTRRRRAAIARLWPKYCLFLVVFLLYQYLLCVGMPPALCVDYPWRWSRALPINSALIKWLYLPDFFVPPKSTNLINDFVLLLCAAQQLRVFKAERTEEWLRAAGENSDRLDLARDPHNPTPNFIHCRSYLDMAKVVVFRYLFWFVLVVVFITGATRISLFGLGYLLACFYLLLFGTAMLRKPARARLVLWDCLILYNITVIISKNMLSLLSCVFVQQMQSNFCWVIQLFSLVCTVKGYYDPKEMGKDQDCSLPVEEAGIIWDSICFFFLLLQRRVFLSYYYLHVMLDLQASALQASRGVALFKASVLKSMHSHRQAEKKSLAQLKRQMERIRAKQEKYHQERLPGSGGEGQDEARPAPGSPADPSRQRERWWRPWLDHAAVLHSGEYFLFESDSEEEEEAVVPEEPRPGRQSAFQLAYQAWVTNTRTALRQQEQQQPEPPGTEVAAEDSGAREEELQAPEEAEGQEEEEEEGSERGNVVQRVLNTLRFLWVLCRAMVDGLTQWLDACTREHADMSTVLRLERYVLTQRLARGEDVHRGVLDELYLLPPEEPPEEPSPQGAGGTDPQNSIASRHRGATPTPVGCPLPTGSQEQVTPWGSQEDVAGSRELLALPQNRSRTASELLLSRRLYFPELEESERFYQSHNRFLKLLLAGYRCVAAHSELLCYFIIILNNMVTASVISLFLPILVFLWAMLSIPRPSKRFWMTAIIFTEVMVVVKYLFQFGFFPWNGYAMLVRNEGKPFFPPRILGLEKTDRYIKYDLIQLLALFFHRSLLLSYGLWDHEEDPFPKKKAEAERVEDEEEEERREEAASPPPAVDKEGMEALAEPGTLGAAAGPELEGDAVGQAEEAGATQLRFRRKRRQGKKQPEAAPEEGDGEEEEEEEEEEEEAKQSHAQRKLKAFGLRVKLFFLTMAQNMYRPVRGFFRDILHTQHRAATDVYAFMFLADVVDFIIIVFGFWAFGKHSAAADITSSLSDDQVPEAFLVMLLIQFTTMVIDRALYLRKTVLGKLIFQVILVFSIHLWMFFILPAVTERLFSLNTVAQLWYFVKCIYFSLSAYQIRCGYPTRILGNFLTKKYNHLNLFLFQGFRLVPFLVELRAVMDWVWTDTTLSLSNWMCVEDIYANIFIIKCSRETEKKYPQPKGQKKKKIVKYGMGGLIILFLVAIIWFPLLFMSLVRSVVGVVNHPIDVTVTLKLGGYEPLFTMSAQQQSIQPFTPQDYEALTNQFERQPVAMQFITLYGYEDIVTARIEGSSGSLWSISPPSREQMRRELQNGSSDITLRLTWTFQRDLGKGGTVEHTFDKHTTDLQPGAPQRMELAQLLQGTRDAPVQVPKLFPKYIRAPNGPEANPVKQLLPDGEDSYLDVEVQLKRERAGAGRGGDSFLEWWVVRLKEAPPRDGNILPMVIFNDKVSPPSLGFLAGYGIMGLYVSIVLVIGKFVRGFFSEISHSIMFEELPCVDRILKLCQDIFLVRETGELELEEELYAKLIFLYRSPETMIKWTREKE; encoded by the exons ggggaagaggaggacgTGGAGCGGCACGGTGGCACGGCTGACACGAACACGCCGCTGAGCACCAGGCTGCGGGTGACAGCTCACTGGCTGCTCTGGGTGGCTGGGAAGGGCCTGgccatcctgctgctggcctTGGCTG ggatCACCCTGCCTTCCGCCTCCTCCAGCGTCTACTATCTGCTCTTCGTGGGGCTGTGCACGTGGTGGGCTTGCCACCTCCCCGCCAGCCGCCTTGCCTTCAACACCCTCTGCATCCTTGTCGCCGTCTACGCTGCCGGCCACCTTGTCTGTCTCTATGCCTACCAGTCACCCTTCGTCCAGGGGGTCTTCCCGCCCCCCACCATCTGGGCACG ggTGTTCGGCTTCAAGGACATCGTCCTGTACCTCAACTGCTCCCGGCCCAACGCCCTGGTGCTCAACACTGGCCACCCCTGGCCCGTCTACGCCAACCCCGgcatcctgctcctgctctaCTACACCATGGCCACCCTGGTGAAGCTGCGCCGGCTGGACGCTAgg AGAACCGTGGcgccagcacagccaccagcgAGGGAGTTGGTGGAGCTGGAGAGCTGGCCCAAGAACTCCGATGGCATAGCTGAAGACACCAAG cccatgctgtCCTCCAGCACCGGGAAGCCGGGCAGCGACACTGAGAACTGCACTGTCCACGTCATGGGCAACTTGCCACAGCCGG GCAGGAGGCGTCCAACGGAGCGGCTGCCCCTGCACACCCTGGGCCACGTCATCATGAACCAGAGTTATGTCTGCGCCCTCATCGCCATGATG gtgTGGAGCATCACCTACCACAGCTGGCTGACCTTcgtgctgctgctctgggcatgCCTCATCTGGACGGTGCGCAGCCGGCATCACTTCGCCATGCTCTGCTcgcccttcctcctcctctacGGCATCgctctctgcagcctgcagtACGTCTGGTGCATGGACCTGGCCCCCGAGCTGCCCACCCGTGTCGGCTTCATGAGCCttgagcagctggggctggtgcgCCCCAAATATCCCTGCTTGGACCTGGGGGCTAAG ctcctgctcacCCTCaccttctggctgctgctgcggcAGTTCGTTAAGGAGAAGCTGCTAACGAGGAGGTGCCCAGCCACCCCGCTCCTGGAGGTGACCATCTCGGACACAG agcccagccggCAGCAGGACGTGCTGAAGGCACTGGGGGACCTGGTGCGGGATTTCTACGCCAAATACTGGATCTGCGTCTGTGCCGGCATGTTCATCGTGGTGAGCTTCGCCGGGCGCCTCGTTGTCTACAAGATCGTCTAcatgtttctcttcctcctctgcctcacCCTCTTCCAG GTGTACTACAGCCTGTGGCGCAAGGTGCTGAAGGGCTTTTGGTGGCTGGTGGTGGCATACACCATGCTGGTGCTCATCGCTGTCTACACCTTCCAGTTCGAGGACTTCCCCATGTACTGGAGAAACCTGACAGGCCTCACCAATGAGCA gctgggcgACCTGGGCCTGGAGCAGTTCAGCGTCTCCGAGCTCTTCTCCAGCACCCTCATCCCAGGCTTCTTCCTCCTGGCCTGCATTCTCCAGCTCCATTACTTCCACCGCCCCTTCATGCACATCACTGACCTGGAGCACATCCCCGCTGCCTCTCCGCCACCCCGCGCCATCCCCAG GCCAGAGGAGCTGTATGGGAGCCGGCTGCTGCGGGGTGCACCTGCTGCCGAGAGCGCCGAGACAGGCGACTCCAGCACTGTGTCACAGG CGCCCACCAAAtgggggctggtgctggagcgCCTGATCGTGCTGGGCTGGACCTTCTCGGACAAGCTGACCCGTGGGCAGGTCTTTGTGGGGCGTCTACTGGAGCTCCACATCCTCAAGCTGGTGGCTCTTTACACTGTCTGGGTGGCCCTGCAAGAG GTATCGCTGATGAACTtcttgctggtgctgctgtgggccTTCGCCATGCCCTACTGCCGGTTCCGCCACATGGCCTCCTGCCTCTCCACCGTCTGGACCTGCATCATCATCGTCTGCAAGATGCTCTACCAGCTCAAGATTGTCGACCCCCACGAGTACTCCAGCAACTGCACCCAG CCCCAGCAAAATGGCACCAACCTGAgcccagaggagctgggcaACTCCACGCTGTACCGCGGCCCTGTGGACCCTGCCAACTGGTTCGGCATCCGCAAGGGCTACCCCAACCTGGGCTACATCCAG aaccacctcctggtgctgctgctgctggtgttcgAGGCGGTGGTGTACCGGCGCCAGGAGTACTACCgcaagcaggagcagctggtggccCCCGTCACAGAGACCATCTTTGAGGACATCTCCCGTGAGCACCTCGACCACGGCCTCGGCAGCTGTGCCAAATACTTCCTCAACTATTTCTACTACAAGTTTGGCTTGGAG atCTGCTTCCTGATGACGGTGAATGTGATCGGGCAGCGAATGAACTTCATGGTGATCCTGCACGGCTGCTGGCTGGTCGTCATCCTGACACGGCGCCGGCGGGCGGCCATCGCCCGCCTCTGGCCCAAGTACTGCCTCTTCCTCGTCGTCTTCCTCCTCTACCAGTACCTGCTGTGCGTGGGCATGCCGCCCGCTCTCTGCGTGG ACTATCCATGGCGCTGGAGCCGGGCCCTCCCCATTAACTCGGCGCTCATCAAGTGGCTCTACCTGCCCGACTTCTTCGTGCCCCCCAAATCCACCAACCTCATCA ATGACTTCGTGCTGCTGCTGTGCGCGGCCCAGCAGTTGCGGGTGTTCAAGGCCGAGCGCACCGAGGAGTGGCTGCGTGCAGCTGGCGAGAACAGCGACCGGCTCGACCTGGCCCGGGACCCCCACAATCCCACGCCCAACTTCATCCACTGCCG GTCATACCTGGACATGGCGAAGGTGGTGGTCTTCCGCTACCTTTTCTGGTTTGTCCTGGTGGTGGTCTTCATCACCGGGGCTACCCGCATCAGCCTCTTTGGCCTTGGCTACCTGCTGGCCTGCTTCTACCTCCTCCTCTTCGGCACTGCCATGCTGCGCAAACCAGCACGGGCTCGCCTCGTGCTCTGGGACTGCCTCATCCTCTACAACATCACCGTCATCATCTCCAAAAACATGCTGTCG ctcctctcctgcGTCTTCGTGCAACAGATGCAGAGCAACTTCTGCTGGGTGATCCAGCTCTTCAGCCTGGTCTGCACCGTCAAGGGCTACTATGACC ccaaGGAGATGGGCAAGGACCAGGACTGCTCGCTGCCCGTGGAGGAGGCGGGCATCATCTGGGACAGcatctgcttcttcttcctcctgctccagcgCCGCGTCTTCCTCAGCTACTACTACTTACATGTTATGCTGGACCTCCAAGCCTCTGCCCTGCAGGCTTCCAG GGGCGTCGCACTGTTCAAGGCCAGTGTCCTGAAGAGCATGCACTCCCACCGGCAAGCTGAGAAGAAGTCGCTGGCCCAGCTGAAACGGCA GATGGAGCGGATCCGAGCCAAGCAGGAGAAGTACCACCAGGAGCGGCTGCCCGGCAGTGGTGGCGAGGGGCAGGATGAGGCCAGGCCAG CGCCCGGCAGCCCGGCGGACCCTTCCCGGCAGAGGGAGCGGTGGTGGCGGCCATGGTTAGACCACGCCGCAG tgctgcattCAGGGGAATACTTCCTCTTCGAGTCGgacagtgaggaggaggaggaggcggtgGTGCCAGAGGAGCCACGGCCGGGCAGGCAGAGTGCCTTCCAG ctcgCCTACCAGGCCTGGGTGACCAACACCAGGACGGCACTgcggcagcaggagcagcagcagccagagccaccCGGTACCGAGGTCGCTGCAG AGGACAGCGGAGCGAGAGAGGAAGAGTTGCAGGCACCCGAAGAGGCTGAAggccaggaggaagaggaggaggaaggctcaG AGCGGGGCAACGTGGTGCAGCGCGTGCTGAACACCCTGCGGTTCCTGTGGGTGCTGTGCCGGGCCATGGTGGACGGGCTGACCCAGTGGCTGGACGCCTGCACCCGGGAGCACGCTGACATGTCCACCGTCCTGCGCCTCGAGAGATACGTCCTCACACAGCGGCTGGCCAGG GGAGAGGATGTGCACCGCGGGGTCCTGGATGAGCTCTACCTGCTGCCGCCGGAGGAGCCCCCAGAGGAGCCAAGCccacagggggctgggggtaCAGACCCCCAGAACAGCATCGCTTCCAG GCACCGAGGAGCTACCCCCACCCCAGTGGGATGCCCGCTTCCCactggcagccaggagcaggtGACACCCTGGGGGTCCCAGGAGGATGTGGCAGGGTCTCGGGAGCTCCTGGCCCTTCCCCAGAACCGCAGCCGGACAGCCAGTGAGCTCCTCCTGAGCAG GCGGCTGTACTTCCCCGAGCTGGAGGAGTCGGAGCGGTTTTATCAATCCCACAACCGGttcctgaagctgctgctggccggGTACCGCTGCGTGGCTGCCCACTCCGAGCTGCTCTGCTACTTCATCATCATCCTCAACAACATGGTGACTGCCTCCGTCATCTCGCTCTTCCTGCCCATCCTCGTCTTCCTCTGGGCCATGCTCTCCATCCCCCGGCCCAGCAAGCGCTTCTGGATGACCGCCATCATCTTCACTGAG gtgatggtggtggtgaaaTACCTCTTCCAGTTTGGGTTCTTCCCCTGGAATGGCTACGCCATGCTGGTGCGCAACGAGGGCAAGCCCTTCTTCCCACCCCGCATCCTGGGCTTGGAGAAGACTGACCGGTACATCAAGTATGACCTCATCCAGCTCCTGGCGCTCTTCTTCCATcgctccctgctgctg TCCTATGGGTTGTGGGACCACGAGGAGGACCCCTTCCCCAAGAAGAAGGCAGAGGCGGAGCGGGTagaggatgaggaagaggaggagaggcgGGAGGAAGCAGCATCCCCGCCGCCCGCAGTGGACAAGGAAGGGATGGAGGCGCTGGCAGAGCCAGGGACACTGGGTGCAGCCGCGGGGCCGGAGTTGGAGGGCGATGCcgtggggcaggcagaggaggctGGGGCCACGCAGCTCCGCTTCAGGAGGAAGAGGCGGCAGGGGAAGAAGCAGCCAGAGGCAGCTCCGGAGGAAG gggatggggaggaggaggaggaggaggaagaggaggaggaagaagcaaaacaGAGCCACGCTCAGAGGAAGCTGAAGGCGTTTGGGCTGCGGGTCAAGCTCTTTTTCCTCACCAT GGCACAGAACATGTACCGGCCGGTGCGCGGGTTCTTCCGGGACATCCTGCACACCCAGCACCGGGCAGCCACCGACGTCTACGCCTTCATGTTCCTGGCAGATGTGGTTGACTTCATCATCATCGTCTTCGGCTTCTGGGCCTTCGGG AAACACTCGGCAGCTGCCGACATCACCTCCTCGCTGTCGGATGACCAAGTGCCGGAGGCCTTCCTGGTCATGCTGCTCATCCAGTTCACCACCATGGTCATCGACCGTGCGCTCTACCTCCGCAAGACTGTGCTGGGCAAGCTCATCTTCCAGGTCATCCTGGTGTTCAGCATCCACCTCTGGATGTTCTTCATCCTGCCAGCCGTCACCGAAAG GTTGTTCAGCCTCAACACGGTGGCCCAGCTGTGGTACTTTGTGAAGTGCATCTACTTCTCGCTGTCAGCCTACCAGATCCGCTGCGGCTACCCTACCCGCATCCTGGGCAACTTCCTCACCAAGAAATACAACCACCTCAACCTCTTCCTCTTCCAGGG GTTTCGCCTCGTGCCCTTCTTGGTGGAACTGAGGGCTGTCATGGACTGGGTCTGGACAGACACCACGCTGTCCCTCTCCAACTGGATGTGCGTGGAGGACATCTACGCCAACATCTTCATCATCAAGTGCAGCCGTGAGACGGAGAAG AAATACCCCCAGCCCAAGGggcagaagaagaagaagattGTGAAGTATGGCATGGGGGGCCTCATCATCCTCTTCCTGGTGGCCATCATCTGGTTCCCGCTGCTCTTCATGTCGCTGGTGCGCTCCGTGGTGGGCGTTGTGAACCACCCCATCGACGTCACCGTCACCCTCAAGCTGGGGGGGTATGAG CCACTGTTCACCATGAGTGCCCAGCAGCAATCCATCCAGCCCTTCACCCCCCAGGACTATGAAGCCCTCACCAACCAGTTTGAAAGGCAACCG GTGGCCATGCAGTTCATCACGCTGTACGGCTACGAGGACATTGTGACGGCCCGCATCGAGGGCAGCTCGGGCTCGCTCTGGAGCATCAGCCCCCCCAGCCGGGAGCAGATGCGGCGGGAGCTGCAGAACGGCTCATCCGACATCACCCTCCGCCTCACCTGGACCTTCCAGAG GGACCTGGGCAAGGGGGGCACGGTGGAGCACACCTTCGACAAGCACACCACCGACCTGCAGCCCGGCGCGCCCCAGCGCATGGAGTtggcccagctgctgcagggcacccGCGACGCGCCTGT GCAAGTGCCCAAACTCTTCCCCAAATACATCCGGGCACCCAATGGCCCTGAAGCCAACCCCGtcaagcagctgctgccag ATGGGGAGGACAGCTACCTGGATGTGGAGGTGCAGCTGAAACGGGAGCGTGCGGGTGCCGGCCGAGGAGGTGACAGCTTCTTGGAGTGGTGGGTGGTGCGGCTGAAAGAGGCCCCCCCTCGTGATGGCAACATCCTCCCCATGGTCATCTTCAACGATAAAgtcagcccccccagcctgggttTCTTGGCTGGCTACGG GATCATGGGGCTGTACGTCTCCATCGTGCTGGTGATCGGGAAGTTTGTGCGGGGTTTCTTCAGCGAGATCTCGCACTCCATCATGTTCGAGGAGCTGCCCTGTGTGGACCGCATCCTGAAGCTGTGCCAGGACATCTTTCTGGTGCGGGAGACGGgtgagctggagctggaggaggagctcTACGCCAAGCTCATCTTCCTCTACCGCTCCCCCGAGACCATGATCAAGTGGACGCGGGAGAAGGAGTAA